The Mycolicibacterium neoaurum DNA segment GCCTCATGGTGATCGTCGTCGTGGCCTCGGCGATGCGTCGGATCGACCGTGCCGAAAGTGCGCTGCAGGCCGAATTCGACAAATCCGAGGCGCTGCTCGCCAATATCCTCCCCGCCACCATCGCCAAGCGCCTCAAGGACCGGCGCGACACAATGATCGCCGACGGATTCGCCGACGCATCCATCCTGTTCGCCGACATCGCCGGATACACCCAGCGCGCCAGCGACACCGACCCCGCCGACCTGGTGTTGTTCCTCAACCGCCTGTACACCGATTTCGACGCCCTGGTCGATCGACACGGTCTGGAGAAGATCAAGACCAGCGGTGATTCCTACATGGTCGTCGCCGGTGTGCCGACCCCGCGCGCGGATCACCTGGAGTCGCTGGCGTGCCTGGCGCTGGACATGGCCCATGCGGTCGACGGGCTGCGCGACGCGCAGGACCGAGAGGTGCCGCTGCGCATCGGGATCGCCGCCGGCCCGGTGGTCGCCGGGGTGGTGGGCTCACGCAAGTTCTTCTATGACGTCTGGGGTGATGCGGTCAACGTGGCCTCCCGGATGGAGAGCACCGATGAGGAGGGCCGCATCCAGGTGCCCCAGGACGTCTATGAGCGCATCAACGGCTCGTATGTGTTCGAAGAGCGCGGCGAGGTCGCCGTGAAGGGCAAGGGCTGGATGCACACCTGGTACCTGGTGGGCCGGCGACCCGCTCACGATCTCGCCGGGTCCGGCCCCGCCGCGCTCTCCGGTGGTCCTACACCTTGTGATTCTCCGACCGGATGAGCCAGGCGAGCTTCTCCAAGCCATCGATGAGCTGATGCAGGATGTCTGCAGTGGTCGGGTCCTCGGCGTCGACACCGTCATGTACGCCACGCAAGGTGTCGACGGTCGCGTAGATGCGCGTGCCGATCAGGTCGACCACCTCGGTGGTGTTGTGCTCGTAGGGCGGGAACGCGGGCAGCGTGGTGGTGGCCGCCACGGTGTCCGACCGGCCGTCGGCGACCCCGTAGAGCGTGCGCATGCGTTCGGCGATGGTGTCGCTGCCCTCGCGGGCGAAGTCGACCAACTCGTCGAGCTGTAGATGCAGATCCCGGAAGTTGGTACCGACCACATTCCAGTGCGCCTGCTTGCCCTGCAGGTGCAGTTCGATCATGTCGACCAGAACCTGTTGCAGGCTGGCCTGCAGTTCGGGTGAGGCTCGGAAGCCCTCGATATCGGTTTCGGTGCGCCGTGTTGTCGTCATATTGAGGGCAACGCGGGACTTTCTGGAATCATTCCAGAATTTGTGGGCCCTCGGCACGCTGCTGATCCTGCTGCGACAGCAATCGTGCGTAGCCCGCACCCATACCGAGCAGCACCAATCCGGTGACGATGAACACCACGACCCGGAAGATGCCGTCGAGGGTCCCCAGATCGAACAGGAACAGCTTGGCCATGGCCGCGGTCACCAGCGCCATACCGCCGCCGAGGGGCACCGAACGGTCCGCCCGGTCCAGGCGCACGGCGTACCAGAGCAGACCGGCCGCCAGCACGATCCAGCAGATGGTCGCCGCCATGTGCCCGGCCAGGAATCCGCCGTCCGTTCCACCGATCAGCACACCGGTGGTCACGGTGAACACGGTGACCGCGTAGGCGCTCAGCACGGCCGCCCCGGCCAGCAGCAGCCGCCCGGTGTCGGCGTCGCGGTGGCGTCGCGTCAGAGACCACGTCTGCGCCGCGCCATAGAGCACCACCAGCAGACTCGAGATCAACACCGACACCGCCTCGGCGCCGGACCGCTCGGTGGCCGTCGTGATGGTGTCCGGGCCCGCCAGGTCGAGGTAGTACAGACCGCCGACCGCGCCGAACACCAGCGCGGCGATCTGCGCACCGGTGGTGTGCCGCCCGGCCACGGCCACCACCACCGCCAACGCCAACAGCAGGGGGCCAGCGGCGCGGCCGTCGAACGCGACTGCGACGGCAACCAGTCCGGCGACCACCGACAGTGCCGACCACACCTGACGGACGGATCCGGCCATCCCGGGAATGCGATCACCGAGCAGGACGACCGCCAGCAGGCACAGTGACAGCGCCGCGATCATCAGCGCGGCAATCCGCCCGTCCACCGCGACCGACACCAACAGCAGCGGCGCAGCGCCGACCGTCGACGCCACCGTCATCGAGGTGCGATGCGTGCTGTGGGACAACAGGATCAGAGCCGATCCGATGGCCAGCACCGCGGCGATGGCCGCCCCGCCGGCCAGCCAGGGACGGTCGTGCGAACCGAAGGCCGCGCCGATCAGCGCCAGGAAAACCGGCCCACTGCCTGCCGCCGTGCGGGCCACGTACATCCAGGTCCAGTCGCGGCCGAGCTGCACCGGCAGCGTGGCCGCCGACATCGCCAGCAGGAATCCGATGAGCAGCAGATCGACATGGCCGACCACCACCGGCGCCAGCACGGTCAGCGGGATGAGCACCAGCAGCGCGAGCTGCTCGGAGTTCCATCGCCGCGCCAGGGCGAGGCCGCCACCTGTGATCGCCGCGGACAGCACCAACCCGATGACCGGCGCCACCCATCCATAGATCGTGGTGACCGCCACCACGTCGATGTACGCGGTCGCAATACCCGTGGCGGCCAACGCGATCGCGCCGACCCGACCGCCCGATCGGGTGTTCAGCCAGAATGCCCCGGCGACCAAACCACCGGCCAGCAGGGCCCCGGCCGCAACCCGCACCGGCGGAGCCAGCAGACCGGCCTGGGCGGCGAGCACCACCAGCAGCACGACGCCGATGAGCGTCACCGCCACACCGGCCGCCGCAAGCACCTTCCCGATCCAGTTCTGCGGACGCACGGGCGGTGTGTCGACGGTGGGCGCGACCGGCGCCGGTACCGCGGGTGCGCTCGGCGCGGGATACCCGGGGTGCGGCGGGACCGGCTGCGCGTACTGCGGATAGTTCGGGTAGCCCCACCCGGCCTGCAGCGGGGCGGCGGGCGCGGATTGACCGAGCGCTCCGGACAATTGCGTCAGTTCGGCCGACGCCCGGGCCAACTGGTGTGACATGGCCACGAACTCGGCGGACAGTCGGGTGAGCACCTGCTGCGGTTCGGTCATGTCAGACATCGTCACCCATGAACTCACCGGCTGAGATGAGTAGGACTACTCGATCATTCGTCGAGTCCGTGTTCGATCGCGTAGCGGGCCAGCTCGACCCGATTGGCGACCTGCAGCTTGCGGAACGTCGCCTGCACATGGTTCTCGACGGTCCGATGGCTCAGCGACAGTCGCTCGGCGATCTGCTTGGCCGTCAGCCCCTTCGCGACATGACGCAGGATCTCGGTCTCGCGATCAGTGAGGCTGGGCACCGCGGGACCGGCCTCATCGCTGCCCGGTTCGGCCGCGATGCGCCGGTACTCGCCGAGCACCAGACCGGCCAGCCCCGGTGTGAACACCGCACGGCCCGCCGCGGTGGCCCGAACCGCTTCGCCCAGTTCAGTTTTCGAAGCACTCTTGACCAGGTACCCGGTGGCCCCGGCCTTCACCGCCTCCAGCACGTCGGCGCGTTCGTCGGAGGCCGACAACACCAGGATCCGCGAGGCCGGCGACACCGCGAGCACCTCGGCGCAGGCCTGGGCACCGGTGCCATCGGCCAGCCGCATGTCCATCACCACCACCTCGGGAAGCACCACCTCGGCCCGGCGCCGCGCCGAGGCAACCCCGTCGGCGGTCGCGACCACCTCGAAACCGTCATCGGCCAGATCGCGTGCCACCGCGTCACGCCAGATCGGGTGATCGTCGACCACCATCACCGTCGGCATCAGTGTCCTCCCTTGCCCGATCGGGGCACTGTCAGTTCCCACTCGGTACCGCCACTGGGCGGCGTGGTCAGATCCGCCCGGCCGCCGAGTGCGGCCATCCTGCCCTGAATGGACTTGCTCACTCCGATACGCCCCTCCGCCACGGCAGCGGCCAGCCGTCCTTCGGGTATGCCGGGCCCGTCATCGCGGATGCTGACCACCACCTCGTCGCCCAGATCCTCCAGCAGCACAAAGGCTCGCGCCTGCGGCCCGGCATGTCGTTCCACATTGGTCAGCGCGTTGACCGCGGCGGCCTCGACCTCCGCGGCCACCGCACTGTCCAGATACACCGGCGCGGCAGGCACACTGACCGACACCCGGTCGGCACCGTGCCTGCGCAACAGGCCACCGAGATCACTCGTCGACGCCGGGGCCTCGACGGCAAGGGTGTCCTCGGTGCTGAGCAACCGGCGCAGCGCGCGCTCCTGCTCCCCCGCCACCTCCGCCAGTTCGGCTGTCTCACCGCCGATTTCGCGACCGCGGCGGGCAACCATGGCCAGTACCTGCATCACCCCATCATGCACATGCCTGGACAGCCGCTCCCGCTCGGCCAGCGCCGCGCTGAGCCGGGCGGCCCGCTCCAACTCGGCATGTGCCCGGCGCGCGGTGGAGGCTGCCATCCCGACGGCCAACCCCACCGCCAGCTCGATCAAGATGGTCGGGCTGCGCACCAGATCCACCGCGATGGCCCCCTTGAGCATCGCAGCGGTACCCATCACGGCCAGACCCATCACCATGCCCGCGGCCGGCCCGGCCAGGATCGCCGCCGACACCACCGCATTGGTGGCCCACAGCGTGGTCGGCCAGGACTGGTTGTCCAACACCCACTGCTCGGAGGCGACGAGCAGGGTGGACGCCATGAAAGCGATCACCACCGCGGCCTCGCCGATGACCCAGCCGCGGCGCCTACCGAATCCGCCCAGATAGGCCGCACCGCACGCGATGGTCCACGCCGTCAGCAACCCGAACAGCACCCAGCTCAACCCCGGCCGTTCCAGTTCGTGGTTCTTGGAGACCTGGAAGTACAGCGCATAGCTCCAGCTGAGCAGGCGGAACACCTGCGCGGCCCGCCACAGCGGGGCGACCGGGTCCACCGTCGCCGCGATCATCGGGGTTACATCACCTTGGACAGAAAGGCCTTCGTGCGTTCGTGCTGCGGGTTGCTCATCACCTCGGTCGGCTTGCCGCGCTCGACGACCACACCGGCGTCCATGAAGACCAGCTCGTCGGCGACCTCCCTGGCGAAGCCCATCTCATGGGTCACCACCAGCATGGTCATCCCCTCGGCGGCAAGCTTCTTCATCACCGCCAGCACCTCGCCGACCAGTTCGGGGTCCAGCGCCGAGGTGGGCTCGTCGAAGAGCATCAGCTTCGGGCTCATGGCCAGGGCACGGGCGATCGCCACCCGTTGCTGCTGGCCGCCGGAGAGCTGAGCCGGATAGGCGCCCGCCTTATCGGCCAGGCCCACCTGGTTGAGCAGATCCATCGCCCGCTCGGTCGCCTGCTTTTTGTTCTGTCCCTTGACCTGCGTGGGCGCCTCGATCACATTGCCCAACGCGGTGCGGTGCGGAAACAGGTTGAAATGCTGGAACACCATGCCGACATCACGACGCTGGCGGGCCACCTCGCGAGGTTTCATCTCGTGCAGCTTGCCCCCGCGCTCGTGGTAACCGACCAGGGCACCGTCGACGTAGAGCCTGCCTGCGCTGACGGTCTCCAGGTGGTTGATGCAGCGCAGGAACGTCGACTTACCGGAGCCCGACGGCCCGACGAGCACCAGCACCTGGCCCTTCTGCACCTCCAGGGTGATGCCCTTGAGCACCTTGAGAGCGCCGAAGTCCTTGCAGACGAGTTCGGCCTTGACCATGGGCTGCGCTGTGTCGTTCACAGACGACGTCGAGGAAGACACTGTCAGGCACCCGTGCCCATCTGCGCCTTGGCCAGCGCCTCGAGTTGTTTGGGACTCAGCTTGCGTGACGCGCCTCTGGAGAAGTAGCGCTCCAGGTAGAACTGGCCGACCATCAGGATGCTGGTGATGATCAGATACCAGGTCGCGGCGACCAACAGCAGCGGCACCGGTTCGAAGATCCGCGCGGCGATCTCGCGGGTCGCGATGCTGTAGAGGTCGAAGGCGTATGGCACGGCGGTCACCAGCGATGTCGTCTTGAGCAGGCTGATGACCTCATTACCGGTCGGCGGGATGATGACCCGCATCGCCTGCGGCAACACGGTGCGCCGCATCGCCAGACCCCACGACATCCCCAGCGCTGTCGACGCTTCCAACTGCCCCTCGGGCACCGAGGTGATACCGGCGCGAACGATCTCGGCCATATAGGCCGCCTCGTTGAGGGCAAGACCGATCACGGCCAATGCGAACGGGAACGACAGGTTCTGCAGGTCGATGTGGAAGAAGGTCGGGCCGAACGGCACCCCGAGCTGGATCTTCTGGTAGATCGTGGGCATCAGCCCCCAGAACGCCAGCTGCACGTAGACCGGTGTGCCTCGGAAGACCCAGAGGAAAACCCAGGCAACCGCACTGAGCACGGCGTTGTCGGACAACCGCATGATCGTCAGGATCACGCCGAGCACGATGCCGATCACCATCGAGTAGACGGTCAGCTGCAGGGTGTTGACGACACCCAGCAGGATCCGTTCGTTGAAGAGGTACTTCGCGAACGTCGACCACCCGTAGGCAGGGTTGGTGGCCGCGCCGTAGAGGAACAGGCCGACCACGACGATGATGACGGCCGCCGCCACCCACCGCCACGGATGACGCAGCGGTACGGCGTCGATCGCTTCGGGCGAGCTGGACGGTGGCGGCGAGCCGGCATCACTCATGTGTGTCGATAACCCTGTATGTCGATATCGCTACGAGACCGCGCCGTTGATGACCGGCTTGTCGATCATCCCCTCCTCGAGACCCCAGTTCGCGGCGATCTCCTTGTACTTACCGTTCTCGATGAGGTGCTCGAGGGCCTGCAGCAGCGACTGCGCCAACGGCGAACCCTTCTCCACCGGCCACCCGTAGGGCGCCGAATCGAAGGTCTCGCCTGCCTGCACCAGCTTGCCGTTGGTCTGCTTGATCGCGTACAGCGTCACCGGCGAGTCCGCCGACATGGCGTCGGCCTGGCCGAGCACGACCGCGTTGGTGGCGGCGTCCTGGCTGTCGAACGGGATGATGTCGATGGCCGGCTTGCCCTCGTCGGTGCACTTCTTGCTGCGGGCGGGCAACTCGTCGGTCTCCTGGACGGTGGTCGCCTGGACGGCGACCTTCTTACCGCAGGCGTCCTCCGGGTTGATCGAGCCGCCGGCGGGCTGGGCCCACAGGGTGCCCGCCGAGAAGTAGGTCACGAAGTCGACCTGCTGCTCGCGCTCCTTGCTGTCGGTGAACGAGGACATGCCGACGTTGAACGTCCCGCCCTGGATCGACGGGATGATCTTCGCGAAATCGGCCTCGCGGTACTCGGGCTGCAGCCCGAGCGTGCCGGCGACGGCGTTCATCAGGTCCACGTCGAAGCCGACGATCTTGCCGGATTCGTCCTTGAACTCGTTCGGCGCGTACGGAATGTTGACGCCGACGATCAGCTTTCCGGAAGCCTTGATGGCCTCGGGGACGGTGTTGGCGATCGCCTCCACCTTCTCAGCCGGAGCGGCCGCCGTCGGGGACTCTTGCCCGCCACTCGGTTCCGAGCTCGAACAACCCGACAGCGCCAGGGCGCCGGTCGCAGCGAACACGGCGGCGTAGCGCCAGAGCCTGGTGCGGCGGTCTTGGATTCCACCCAACACGGTGTGCCTCTACTTTCTGTTGCCGAGCCGTCACGGTCTGGTCCGTCGACAGCTCCAGCCGAAGACGTTAACGACCGATGATCCGGCGCGCAGCGCCGGTAACGGAACAGTAGTGGAGCCGTAACGTGAGAGTCGGGCGAACGCCGATCTGGCTCGCGCCGGCGGCCCGGGCGAGCTGCCCGAAAAAGCCGACTGCCTGGCAAGAATGCCGGGCGACGCGTTCCTCGCGTGTGGGACACTCACCACATGCAAACCACTGCTCCCCCAAGCCTGTTGCAGCACCTGTGGAAGTCGACGCTCATCTCGGGTGTGTTGGCGGCCGGACTCGGTATCGCGGTGGTGGCCTGGCCCGGGATCTCGGTCCTGATCGCCGCCATCTTCTTCGGCGCGTACCTGCTGGTGACCGGTATCGCGCAGGTCGTATTCGCGTTCAGCCTCGACGTATCGGCCGGTGGGCGGGTGCTGCTGTTCATCAGCGGCGCGGCCTCGGTCGTGCTCGCGGTGCTCGCGTTCCGGCAGTTGGGCAGTGCGGTGCTGCTGCTGGCCATCTGGATCGGTATCGGTTTCATCTTCCGTGGCGTGGCGACCGCGGTCTCGGCGATCAGCGATCCCACCCTGCCCGCACGTGGCTGGAACATCTTCCTCGGCGTGATCAGCCTGATCGCCGGCATCGTGGTGCTGGCCGCACCGTTCGAGTCGATCGGCACACTGGCCCTGGTCACCGGCATCTGGCTGATCGTCATCGGCGTGATGGAGGTGGTGACCGCACTGGGCATCCGCTCGGCGTGGAGCAAGCGGAACTCCACCGAGGGCGCACCGGCCGCGACCGCATCGGCCCCCGAGACTGCAGCCGTCGAACCGACAGCGCCGGCCGCACCGACGGATCCACCGACCAGCTGAGTAATCCGCGCCACGATTATGCGCGGTGGGACCACCGGCCTACTACACTCTGTCGTAGTCGAGCAAGGGAGCTCGACCCACAGCCGAGAAGTTGGTGCCCATGGAAGCGCTCGACGTCGCACGGTGGCAGTTCGGGATCACCACCGTCTATCACTTCATCTTCGTGCCGCTCACCATCGGCCTTGCGCCGCTGATCGCGGTGTTCCAGACCATCTGGGTGCTCACCGACAACACCGCGTGGTATCGACTCACCCGATTCTTCGGCAAGCTCTTCCTGATCAACTTCGCCCTCGGCGTGGCCACCGGCATCGTCCAGGAATTCCAGTTCGGGATGAACTGGAGCGAGTACTCCCGATTCGTCGGTGACGTCTTCGGCGCCCCGCTGGCGATGGAGGGGCTGGTCGCCTTCTTCTTCGAATCGACGTTCCTGGGACTGTGGATCTTCGGCTGGACCAGACTGCCCAAGCTCGTGCACCTGGCGTGCATCTGGATCGTCGCCTTCGCGGTCAATGCCTCCGCCTACTTCATCATCGCCGCGAACTCGTTCATGCAGCATCCGGTCGGGGCGCGCTACAACCCCGAGACCGGCCGCGCCGAACTGACCAGCATCACCGAGCTGTTCACCAACAACACCGCGCTCGCGGCGTTCCCGCACGCCGTCGCCGGTGCGTTCCTGGTCGCAGGCACCTTCGTCGCGGGGGTGTGCGCCTGGTGGATGGTGCGTGATCCCGACGGCCCCGACGCACGAACCATGCATCGCCCCGCCGCGATCCTGGGCTGCCTGATCGCATTCGCCTCCGCGGCCGCGCTCACCTACACCGGTGATGTCCAGGGCAAGTTGATGTTCCAGCAGCAACCCATGAAGATGGCCTCGGCGGAATCGTTGTGCCACACCGAAACCGACCCGAACTTCTCCGTCCTCACCGTCGGGACCCACAACAACTGTGACAGCGTCGTCCACCTGATCGAGGTGCCCTACGTCCTTCCGTTCCTCGCCGAGGGCAAGTTCAGCGGCGTGGAACTGCAGGGCGTGCAGGATCTGCAGGCTTCCTACGAGCAGAAGTTCGGACCCGGTGACTACCGGCCCAATCTGTTCGTCACCTACTGGTCCTTCCGCGCCATGATCGGTTTCCTCGCGGTCCCGATGCTGTTTGCGCTCACCGCGTTGTGGCTCACCCGTAGCGGACGGGTCCCCCGGCAACGCTGGTTCGGCACGTTCGCATTGCTCACCCTGCCCACTCCGTTCCTGGCCAACAGCGCCGGGTGGATCTTCACCGAGATGGGTCGACAGCCGTGGGTGGTCGCGCCCAATCCGACCGGTGATCCGGTATTGCGACTGACCGTGTCGCAGGGGGTCTCACACCATTCGGTGGCCACCGTACTGACCTCGCTGATCGTCTTCACGGCGATCTATGCGGTGCTCGCGGTGATCTGGTTCTGGCTGATCCGCCGCTATGTCGTCGAGGGGCCATTGGAACACGACACCGAACCCATCCCGCCGACACCACCCGGCGAGGACGAGGTCAAGCCACTCTCGTTCGCGTATTAGGAGGCGGGCCATGGACCTTCAGATCTTCTGGTTCATCACTCTGGCAGTCCTTTTCACAGGTTTCCTGGTGCTGGAGGGCTTCGACTTCGGCGTCGGCATGCTGATGGCGCCGCTGGGACGTAGTGCGCGACGGGTCGGTGGCGACCCCGACAAACATCGTCGCGCGGTACTGAACACCATCGGCCCGGTCTGGGACGGTAACGAGGTATGGCTGATCACCGCGGGCGGTGCGATGTTCGCGGCCTTCCCGGGGATGTACGCGACCATGTTCTCCGGGCTCTACCTGCCGCTGCTGGCCATCCTGCTCTCGATGATCGTGCGCATCTGCGCCATCGAATGGCGGGGCAAGGTCGACGATCCGCAGTGGCGACGCTGGGCCGATATCGGGATCGCCGTCGGTTCCTGGGTGCCCGCCGTGCTATGGGGTGTCGCCTTCGCGGCACTGGTGCGCGGCCTGCCGGTCGATGCCGACCACCAGATCGACCTGGGCTTCGCCGATATCCTCAACCCCTACACCCTGCTCGGCGGGTTATCGACCTGCGGGCTGTTCCTGCTGCACGGGGCGGTGTTCATCACCCTGAAGACCGAGGGCGCGGTGCGGGCGGACGCCCGGCGTTTCGCTGCCAGGTTGGCCATCCCGGTCACGGTGGTACTGGCCACCTTCGGGTTGTGGACTCAGCTGTCCTACGGCACCGACTGGACCTGGTTGGTGCTCGGCGCCGCGGTGGTCTGTCAGCTCAGCGTGGTGATGCTGGTGCTCAGCGACGGCGGCGACGGCTGGTCGTTCGCATTGACCACCGCCGTGGTGATGGCCGTGGTGGTGTTGATCTTCGGCAGCCTGTTCCCCAACCTGATCCCGTCGACGCTGGATCCGGCGTGGAGCCTGACCATCGAGAACGCATCGTCCTCGCCGTACACCCTGACCATCATGACCTGGGCGGCGGTGTTGGTGACCCCGCTCGTGCTGATCTATCAGGGCTGGACGTATTGGGTCTTCCGGCAACGCATCTCGGCTGAGCGGATTCCCGACCCGGCCGGGCTCTCGCCGCGCATACCGTGAGTTCGACCGCACCGGGCCTGCCCGCGGCGCTGTGGTCGACCAACTCGGGCATGCGCCGCTACATCGCGGCAATGGTGGCCTACGGCACGGTGATCGCGGCGGCCACCATCGCCGCCGCCTGGATCCTGGCCCACCTCGTGGCCGGTGTCATCACCGAACCGGCCACCCGCAGCCTGGCGCACTGGCGCCTGCAGTTGGGGGCACTGGCCGCCGTCTGGGTGATCCGGGTGCTGGCCCAATGGCTGCAGGCGCGGCTGAGCCAGCGCGCCGCCACGACGGCGATCGGCGACCTGTCGGCGCGGGTGCTGCACACGGTGACCGAGATGAACCCGCAGCGCAGGCAGCAGGTGCTCGACGAGGCGACCGTGGTGGTGACCCGCGGCCTAGACGGTCTGCGGCCGTACTTCACCGGCTACCTACCCACCGTGGCGCTCGCCGGAATCCTCACCCCCGCAACGGTTATCGTCATCGCCGTCGCGGACTGGCAGGCCGCCGCGGTGGTGGCGATCGCCCTGCCGCTCATCCCGCTGTTCATGGTGCTCATCGGTAAGCTCACCGCCGATCGCTCGGCGGCCGCCCTGGCCGCGATGACGACACTGCAATCACGATTGCTGGACCTGGTCGCCGGCATTCCCACCCTGCGCGCCCTGGGCCGCGCCGGTGGACCCGCCGACCGTATCGCCACCCTGGCCGCCGCGCACCGGCGCTCGGCGATGCAGACGCTGCGCATCGCCTTCCTGTCGGCGGCCGTGCTGGAACTCATCGCCACCCTTGGGGTCGCACTGGTGGCCGTCAATGTGGGCCTGCGCCTGGTGTTCGGTGATATGACATTGGTGGCGGCGCTGACCGCGCTGCTGCTGGCCCCCGAGGTCTTCTGGCCGCTGCGCCGCGTCGGAGTGCAGTTCCACGCCGCCCAGGACGGCAAGACCGCCGCCGATGCCGCGCTGAACCTGCTCCAGACACACTCGAGCAGGCCGAACGGAACACAGCATGTCACCGGGGAACACATCGAGATCGACCTGCGCGGTCTGACGGTGCGCGGTCGCGACGGTGCCGCCCCGGACGGCCTGTCCGAATCGCTGCGGCCCGGTGCGGTCACCGTGCTCACCGGACCCAACGGCGCCGGCAAAAGCACCACCCTGCAGGCGATCCTGGGTCTGTTGGAACCCGACGCCGGACAGATTCTCATCGACGGCA contains these protein-coding regions:
- the cydB gene encoding cytochrome d ubiquinol oxidase subunit II, which codes for MDLQIFWFITLAVLFTGFLVLEGFDFGVGMLMAPLGRSARRVGGDPDKHRRAVLNTIGPVWDGNEVWLITAGGAMFAAFPGMYATMFSGLYLPLLAILLSMIVRICAIEWRGKVDDPQWRRWADIGIAVGSWVPAVLWGVAFAALVRGLPVDADHQIDLGFADILNPYTLLGGLSTCGLFLLHGAVFITLKTEGAVRADARRFAARLAIPVTVVLATFGLWTQLSYGTDWTWLVLGAAVVCQLSVVMLVLSDGGDGWSFALTTAVVMAVVVLIFGSLFPNLIPSTLDPAWSLTIENASSSPYTLTIMTWAAVLVTPLVLIYQGWTYWVFRQRISAERIPDPAGLSPRIP
- the cydD gene encoding thiol reductant ABC exporter subunit CydD, with amino-acid sequence MRRYIAAMVAYGTVIAAATIAAAWILAHLVAGVITEPATRSLAHWRLQLGALAAVWVIRVLAQWLQARLSQRAATTAIGDLSARVLHTVTEMNPQRRQQVLDEATVVVTRGLDGLRPYFTGYLPTVALAGILTPATVIVIAVADWQAAAVVAIALPLIPLFMVLIGKLTADRSAAALAAMTTLQSRLLDLVAGIPTLRALGRAGGPADRIATLAAAHRRSAMQTLRIAFLSAAVLELIATLGVALVAVNVGLRLVFGDMTLVAALTALLLAPEVFWPLRRVGVQFHAAQDGKTAADAALNLLQTHSSRPNGTQHVTGEHIEIDLRGLTVRGRDGAAPDGLSESLRPGAVTVLTGPNGAGKSTTLQAILGLLEPDAGQILIDGTDLAEIDREQWWTRVAWLPQRPALLPGTIRANLELFGPLVDLDAACRASDFDSVLATLPDGLDTVIGRDGAGLSLGQRQRLGLARALGSCAPVLLLDEPTAHLDADAEMIVLESIRTRAQAGCTVVVVGHRAPVLGIADRIVPLGGAVGVHP
- a CDS encoding cytochrome ubiquinol oxidase subunit I, whose product is MEALDVARWQFGITTVYHFIFVPLTIGLAPLIAVFQTIWVLTDNTAWYRLTRFFGKLFLINFALGVATGIVQEFQFGMNWSEYSRFVGDVFGAPLAMEGLVAFFFESTFLGLWIFGWTRLPKLVHLACIWIVAFAVNASAYFIIAANSFMQHPVGARYNPETGRAELTSITELFTNNTALAAFPHAVAGAFLVAGTFVAGVCAWWMVRDPDGPDARTMHRPAAILGCLIAFASAAALTYTGDVQGKLMFQQQPMKMASAESLCHTETDPNFSVLTVGTHNNCDSVVHLIEVPYVLPFLAEGKFSGVELQGVQDLQASYEQKFGPGDYRPNLFVTYWSFRAMIGFLAVPMLFALTALWLTRSGRVPRQRWFGTFALLTLPTPFLANSAGWIFTEMGRQPWVVAPNPTGDPVLRLTVSQGVSHHSVATVLTSLIVFTAIYAVLAVIWFWLIRRYVVEGPLEHDTEPIPPTPPGEDEVKPLSFAY